From Sardina pilchardus chromosome 9, fSarPil1.1, whole genome shotgun sequence, a single genomic window includes:
- the txnrd3 gene encoding thioredoxin reductase 3, with product MPPIENDSGRAELKSRIQQLIDSNPVLVFSKSYCPFCVKVKDLFKELNVKCNAVELDLMEDGSNYQDVLLEMTGQKTVPNVFINKTHVGGCDKTLQAHRDGLLQQLLCGENETYDYDLIVIGGGSGGLACSKEAAMMGKKVMVLDYVVPTPLGTTWGLGGTCVNVGCIPKKLMHQTALLGTAMQDARKFGWEIDESVKHNWETMKTAVNNYIGSLNWGYRVALRDKNVNYVNSYAEFVEPHKIKATNKRGKEAFHTAAKFILATGERPRYLGIPGDKDYCITSDDLFSLPYCPGKTLVIGASYVALECGGFLAGLGLDVTVMVRSILLRGFDQDMANRAGEHMEEHGVKFLRKFVPVKVEELEKGTPGRLKVTAKSTEGDEIFEGEFNTVLIAVGRDACTGNIGLDKAGVKVNPKNGKVPVSDEEQTNVPHVYAIGDILEGKWELTPVAIQAGKLLARRLFAGGTLKCDYVNVPTTVFTPLEYGCCGLSEEKALELYGQDNLEVYHSLFWPLEFTVPNRDNNKCYSKIICNKLDNERVVGFHYLGPNAGEVTQGFGAAMKCGITKDQLDNTIGIHPTCAEIFTTLDVSKSSGGDITQAGC from the exons ATGCCTCCCATCGAGAATGACTCCGGGCGGGCAGAACTTAAATCCCGAATACAGCAGCTGATTGATTCTAACCCAGTGTTGGTTTTCAGCAAAAGTTACTGCCCTTTTTGTGTCAAG GTGAAGGATCTCTTTAAGGAGCTCAATGTGAAATGCAATGCCGTGGAGCTGGACTTAATGG AGGATGGCTCCAACTACCAGGACGTGCTGTTGGAGATGACTGGTCAGAAAACGGTCCCCAATGTCTTCATCAACAAGACTCACGTCGGCGGCTGTGACAAAACCTTGCAG GCCCACCGCGACGGCCTTCTGCAGCAGCTGCTGTGTGGCGAGAACGAGACCTACGACTACGACCTCATCGTCATCGGCGGGGGCTCGGGCGGCCTGGCCTGCTCAAAG GAGGCGGCCATGATGGGCAAGAAGGTGATGGTGCTGGACTATGTGGTTCCCACGCCGCTAGGCACCACCTGGG GCTTGGGGGGCACCTGCGTCAACGTGGGCTGCATCCCCAAGAAGCTGATGCACCAGACGGCTCTGCTGGGCACCGCCATGCAGGACGCACGCAAATTCGGATGGGAGATCGACGAATCGG TGAAGCATAACTGGGAGACCATGAAGACAGCAGTGAACAACTACATTGGCTCGCTCAACTGGGGTTACAGAGTGGCCCTGCGGGATAAGAACGTCAACTACGTCAACTCCTACGCAGAGTTTGTCGAACCCCACAAAATCAAG GCCACTAACAAGCGGGGCAAGGAGGCGTTCCACACAGCGGCCAAGTTTATACTGGCCACAGGGGAGAGGCCTCGTTACCTGGGCATCCCCGGGGACAAGGACTATTGCATCACCAG tGATGACCTGTTCTCGCTGCCCTACTGTCCTGGGAAGACACTGGTGATTGGAGCGTCCTATGTGGCCCTGGAGTGCGGGGGGTTCCTGGCTGGCCTGGGGTTGGACGTGACTGTAATGGTACGGTCCATCCTGCTCCGCGGGTTCGACCAGGACATGGCCAATCGGGCCGGAGAACACATGGAGGAACACGGGGTCAAATTCCTGCGGAAATTTGTCCctgttaag gtGGAGGAGCTCGAGAAGGGCACCCCTGGCCGTCTCAAAGTCACGGCCAAGTCCACTGAGGGCGACGAGATCTTTGAGGGAGAGTTCAACACT gTGCTGATTGCAGTGGGCCGTGACGCCTGCACAGGGAACATTGGCCTGGACAAGGCTGGCGTCAAAGTGAACCCAAA GAATGGGAAGGTCCCGGTGAGTGACGAGGAGCAGACCAACGTGCCGCACGTCTACGCCATCGGCGACATCCTGGAGGGCAAGTGGGAGCTGACGCCCGTGGCCATCCAGGCCGGCAAGCTGCTGGCACGCAGGCTCTTCGCCGGCGGCACACTGAag TGTGACTACGTGAACGTCCCCACCACGGTGTTCACCCCACTGGAGTATGGCTGCTGTGGCCTGTCGGAGGAGAAGGCCCTGGAGCTGTATGGACAGGACAACCTTGAG GTCTACCACAGTTTGTTCTGGCCGCTGGAGTTCACAGTACCCAACAGGGACAACAACAAGTGCTACTCCAAGATCATCTGCAATAAACTGGACAAT GAACGCGTGGTGGGCTTCCATTACCTGGGCCCGAACGCCGGCGAGGTGACTCAGGGCTTCGGCGCTGCCATGAAGTGTGGCATCACCAAGGACCAGCTGGACAACACCATCGGCATCCACCCGACCTGTGCAGAG ATCTTCACCACACTGGACGTGAGTAAGAGCTCGGGTGGAGACATCACACAAGCCGGCTGCTGA